One window from the genome of Streptomyces sp. NBC_00708 encodes:
- a CDS encoding ATP-binding protein, translated as MSADARGRLPTAPEFAAYRFHRLVTVPRRPGGPHDDDRTAARLAAAVTAAHAMLTHHARTDASGIAVAWVRPGRHRPMHFLVGGAPFFPLAGDEPEGGGAERPLRFPPGATARDVPPGEAAGLLTRMDHWLPCLGSHDALRLGDDERVLPAERRGSFDDMVAHLPDAFAWLVLAEPVPYEELEHERATLSVQLPRLRQRENSAADRMAAERCEARYRELTRALATGMWSVRVLVGAERPDAAQASAALLCGSGDLDQLPYVLVPGRHPLSLADALATVTPVSAGPPGASPFTAPAELVAALARPPKRELPGIRAVAPHPFDVTADDTEADADGFLVGDILDESLAASDRFHVSRSTLNRHAFVCGATGSGKSQTVRSLLTALSSHERPVPWLVIEPAKAEYARMAGRLASARGPKDARRVTVIRPGDVDTAPASLNPLEPEPGFPLQSHADLVRALFLAAFEGHEPFPQVLARALSQCYTAGGWDLVTGEPRPVHKPKFVLTEPDEPRSAVYPTLGDLQETARQVVRQIGYGAEVAADVSGFIDVRIGSLREGTPGRFFEGGHPLDIAALLAGNVVLELEAVTNDQDKAFLIGTVLIRIVEHLRIHHGAGGVPLRHVLVVEEAHRLLKNVEDGAAAAAVELFASLLAEIRAYGEGVVIVEQIPSKILPDVVKNSALKVMHRLPAADDRNAVGATMNLQEDQSEYVVALPPGRAAVTADGMDAPVLLSVPHDEHCESADEAHTAPPLLGRRSALCGTRCQDRPCTLRAMNDAHHAADAPDLLVWVEAVACAHAMLQKPPGPAEALRQRLLALSDRDHDCVLGYAVERAVGARESHMRHDIDPADFAARLRAVLTHRLGRGPAPEPVDASRFTYANYRWRDALLAIHTAERSTPGHIPRTLPESTDWAARGLVLTANTLAGQREEIQRLPRYATAVKHGNIGDVTRSGLREAILSLSGGTTQAHVERAFRTACTGPGLDTLLHYLAARVTTQCAHATGRKQ; from the coding sequence GTGAGCGCGGACGCCCGCGGCCGCCTCCCAACGGCTCCGGAATTCGCCGCCTACCGGTTCCACCGCCTGGTCACCGTGCCCCGCCGGCCCGGAGGCCCCCATGACGACGACCGTACGGCCGCGCGGCTGGCCGCGGCGGTGACAGCTGCCCACGCGATGCTCACCCACCATGCGCGGACGGACGCGTCCGGCATCGCCGTGGCGTGGGTACGTCCCGGCAGACACCGGCCGATGCACTTCCTCGTAGGTGGAGCTCCCTTCTTCCCGCTCGCCGGGGACGAGCCCGAGGGCGGCGGTGCGGAGCGTCCACTGCGCTTCCCGCCCGGAGCCACGGCCCGCGATGTCCCGCCGGGCGAAGCCGCCGGACTACTGACCCGCATGGATCACTGGCTGCCCTGTCTCGGATCTCACGACGCCCTGCGCCTGGGCGACGACGAGCGGGTCCTGCCGGCCGAGCGCCGTGGCTCCTTCGACGACATGGTGGCCCACCTTCCGGACGCCTTCGCGTGGCTGGTCCTGGCCGAACCCGTGCCGTACGAGGAGCTGGAGCACGAGCGCGCGACGCTGTCCGTACAGCTGCCCCGGCTGCGCCAGCGGGAGAACTCCGCAGCCGACCGGATGGCCGCGGAACGGTGCGAGGCCCGCTATCGCGAGCTCACGCGGGCGCTGGCCACCGGGATGTGGAGCGTGCGCGTCCTGGTCGGAGCCGAACGGCCCGATGCCGCGCAGGCGTCGGCGGCGCTGCTGTGCGGCTCGGGCGACCTGGACCAACTGCCGTACGTGCTCGTACCCGGAAGGCACCCCCTGTCCCTCGCCGATGCGCTGGCCACCGTCACCCCGGTCTCCGCCGGGCCCCCGGGGGCAAGTCCGTTCACGGCTCCCGCGGAACTGGTCGCAGCACTCGCCCGGCCGCCCAAACGGGAGCTGCCGGGGATCCGGGCCGTGGCTCCCCATCCTTTCGACGTCACCGCTGACGACACCGAGGCGGATGCCGACGGCTTCCTCGTCGGCGACATTCTCGACGAGTCCCTCGCCGCCTCCGACCGCTTCCATGTCTCGCGCTCCACACTCAACAGGCACGCGTTCGTCTGCGGGGCCACCGGTTCGGGCAAGTCCCAGACCGTGCGAAGCCTGCTCACCGCTCTGTCCTCGCACGAACGACCGGTCCCCTGGCTCGTGATCGAACCGGCGAAGGCCGAGTACGCGCGCATGGCCGGCCGGCTGGCATCAGCGCGCGGGCCGAAGGACGCGCGACGGGTCACCGTGATCCGGCCGGGAGACGTCGACACCGCGCCCGCCTCGCTCAACCCGCTGGAGCCGGAGCCGGGCTTCCCGCTGCAGAGCCATGCCGACCTGGTACGCGCCCTCTTCCTCGCCGCCTTCGAGGGGCACGAACCCTTCCCGCAGGTGCTGGCCCGAGCCCTGTCCCAGTGCTACACGGCCGGCGGATGGGACCTCGTCACCGGCGAGCCACGTCCGGTGCACAAGCCGAAGTTCGTCCTGACGGAACCGGACGAACCTCGCAGCGCCGTCTATCCGACTCTGGGCGACCTTCAGGAAACCGCCCGCCAGGTCGTGCGGCAGATCGGATACGGCGCCGAAGTCGCCGCCGACGTGAGCGGGTTCATCGATGTCCGCATCGGCTCCCTCCGGGAGGGTACGCCGGGCCGGTTCTTCGAGGGCGGCCATCCCCTGGACATCGCGGCTCTGCTGGCCGGGAACGTGGTCCTCGAACTGGAAGCGGTCACGAACGACCAGGACAAGGCCTTCCTCATCGGCACCGTGCTCATCCGGATCGTCGAGCATCTGCGCATCCACCACGGCGCGGGGGGAGTGCCGCTGCGCCATGTGCTGGTGGTGGAGGAAGCACACCGGCTGCTGAAGAATGTCGAGGACGGCGCGGCTGCCGCAGCCGTCGAACTGTTCGCCTCACTCCTCGCCGAGATCCGGGCATACGGCGAAGGGGTCGTCATCGTCGAGCAGATCCCCAGCAAGATCCTCCCCGACGTGGTCAAGAACAGTGCCCTGAAGGTGATGCACCGGCTGCCCGCCGCCGACGACCGGAACGCGGTCGGCGCGACCATGAACCTCCAGGAGGATCAGAGCGAGTACGTCGTCGCGCTCCCGCCCGGCCGGGCGGCGGTGACGGCGGACGGGATGGACGCCCCCGTCCTGCTGTCTGTACCGCACGACGAACACTGCGAGAGCGCCGACGAGGCCCACACCGCCCCGCCCCTGCTGGGCCGTCGCAGCGCCCTGTGCGGAACACGGTGCCAGGACCGGCCCTGCACCCTGCGCGCGATGAACGACGCCCACCACGCCGCGGACGCCCCGGACCTCCTTGTCTGGGTCGAGGCCGTCGCCTGCGCCCACGCCATGCTCCAGAAGCCTCCCGGTCCGGCCGAGGCCCTGCGACAGCGGCTCCTGGCCCTGTCCGACCGGGACCACGACTGCGTGCTCGGCTACGCCGTCGAACGTGCCGTCGGCGCACGCGAATCCCACATGCGGCACGACATCGACCCCGCCGACTTCGCCGCCCGCCTGCGCGCGGTCCTCACGCACCGCCTCGGCCGCGGCCCCGCACCCGAACCGGTCGACGCCAGTCGTTTCACTTACGCCAACTACCGTTGGCGCGACGCGCTGCTCGCCATCCACACAGCCGAGCGGAGCACGCCCGGCCACATCCCCCGCACGCTCCCGGAAAGCACCGACTGGGCCGCACGCGGCCTCGTCCTCACAGCGAACACACTCGCCGGCCAGCGCGAGGAGATCCAGCGTCTCCCGCGTTACGCGACCGCCGTGAAGCACGGCAACATCGGGGACGTCACACGCAGCGGCCTGCGGGAGGCGATCCTGTCCTTGAGCGGCGGCACCACCCAGGCCCATGTCGAACGCGCCTTCCGTACGGCCTGCACAGGCCCGGGGCTCGACACCCTTCTGCACTACCTCGCCGCACGCGTCACCACTCAATGCGCGCATGCCACCGGGAGGAAACAGTGA